DNA from Ignavibacteriales bacterium:
CAATTCTGGAAAGAAGAAGATCTTTTATTGTTCCCGGTATAAAAATATTTTCCAAATGCTTTGAGATAACGAACTGATCATTTTTTATCTCAATTATATTGTCATCAATTAATGATCTGATTACCTCCTCAATAAAAAAAGGATTCCCTTCTGTAATTTTTGAAACAGAATTTTTTAATTGAACCGGGAGTTCAGTTCTGAGTAGATTCTGAAGAAGTAATTCACGCTCTCCTCCGCTTAACGGTTCTAATTTAATTTCGGAATACATTGAAGAATACTTAGCCTTGATACCAGAAATGATTCCGTCGCTTATCTCCTGAGAATTTGATCTCATTGTACTGATAAATAATATCCGGTTATTTTCAGTCACTCTTAAAAGTGATTGTATCAGTTCAATTGATGACTGATCTGCCCAATGTAAATCCTCAATTACAAAAATCACCGGTTCTATCTGCGAACCTTTTAATATGAGAAGCCTCATACTTCTCTGGATCAATTTATTCAGTGAGTCGCCGGAAACTTCTTTTACTCTTTTTTCATAATCTCCGCTTAAACGGAATCCGATTATTGTGGCAATAAATGGAAAGATTTCATCAGCTTCTTCATTGAACAATCTTTGAATTGAATTTTCCAGTTTGGAAAAAGCTAATTTTTCATCGTCAATTTCATTGATATGTGCCCACTTTTTAAGAATCTCAATTATGGGGTAGAAGCTGACATTCTTAGCAGTTGAAACAGCTTTCCCTTCAAGCAGAATCGTCTGCTGTAGAAGATCGTCTTTCATAAATTCGGAGAGCAATCTTGATTTACCTATTCCGGCTTCCGCAACTATTGTTACAATCTGTCCTTCTCCGTTAACAGCACTCTTTAGAATAGCTTTGAGTTTATTAAGTTCAACGGTTCTGCCAACCATCTCCGAATGAATTAGTCTCTTGATGCCGAAAGCTTGATCAGTTTCCGTCTTAAGAGATTCAAATTCGTAAATTTTTACCGGGTCTCTTTTCCCTTTTAATGTTAGAGTTTTTGCAAATTTAAATTCGAAATTATCTTTTGTGTAACGGTAAGTTATCGGTCCAACAAGTATTTGCCCGCCGCTGCTTAATTCAAGAAGTTTAGAAGTTATTTCAACCGTATCGCCGATTACAGTGTATTCCATTTTGGAGCCTGATGAAATACTTCCGGCAATAACAATTCCAGTATTTATTCCGATAGCGAGACTTAGTGATAGATTATTTTTCTTTCCCAAATCGGAAAATGATTTTGAAATCTCTATTGCAGCATTCAAAGCTTTCTGTGCAGAATTTTCTATCGTAACAGGCAAACCGAAGTACAATATTAAATCACTCATATGAGTTTTATTGATTGTGCCGCCGTATTTTATTGCAACCACGTTGACGATCTCATAACATTTTTCAAGAAGCAGAACAAAATCTTCGTGACCCAATTTATCAAGCATCTCCGAATATTCTTTGATCTTAATAAATACTATTGTTGCCTGCTTTTGCTCCGTCTCTTTTTTTATTTCTTTCTTTTGTTCATCAAGATAACTCCTCCTAATGCTCTCGGAATCAATTTCTTTCTTAACTTTTTTAAGGTCAGCAAGAAGCAGCTGAGAATCTCTGTACCTTTTCTCAATTTCTTTCTCTAAACATGTCATTATAATTTTTTCAAGGTCGGGTGTAATATCGCTTCGTAATGCAGAAGGCGGATCGGGTTCTTCACCAACAATCGAATAAATAATTGCTTCATCATATTCATGGATGAAAGGAAGTCTGCCTGTCACCATTTCATAAAGGACTACACCGAACGACCAAATATCTGAAGGAAATCCGGCCGGTAAACTCAACGCTTGCTCGGGAGACATGTATGCGACAGTACCGCTGAATTCTTTTGTGTGCTGATCAGAATCCATATTTCTAAATCGAGCCAAACCAAAATCCATAACCTTCACCTGGTTCTGGGAATTGATCATAATATTGTCCGACTTAATATCCAAGTGAGCAATCCCTTTCAAATGGGCTTCCGTTAAAGCTTCGGTAATTTGAATAGCATAATTCAATGCGTCATTAATTTTTTGAGGTCCTTCTTCATTTTTCTTTCGGAGTGTAGTGCCGGAAACATATTCCATTACAATAAAGAGTTCCGGACTGTCATTCTTTCCATTTCTGAATTCTTCGATTGAATGAATAGTGCACACATTAGAATGGTTAAGCGCTGATGCGGATTTAGCTTCCCTTGTTAATCTTTCTTTGCTGACTTCTTCTAAAGCAAGTTGGTGAGGCAAGAATTTTATAGCTACTTTTCTTTCAAGTTTGATGTCATCGGCTAGATAGACTTCACCCATTCCTCCCTGCCCTATTTGTCCTACAATTTTATAATGCAAAATTGTCTGACCGATCAGATTATTCAATTAATCAATTCCATGCAGATTTTTATTTCTCCGTTTAATAGAATTTGAATTCCATTAATTATTTGTACAATGATAGATCGATATATGAAATTTCTGTTTACCGGTTCATAAAGACGGAAATTGAGTTACCGATTAATTTTACAAACGCAAACCTTTACTTTTCATATTTAATGACCACGATTGTTTTATCATCCATCGGTTCGGTGTGATTCGAATATTCATTCACTCTTTTTAGTATGTTCTCAATAATTTCCTCTGCCGATTTATCATGCAGTTCCAAAAGAGATTTAATTAATCTTTCTTCTTCATATTCTTCTTCGGATTCGTTCATCGCTTCCGTTATACCATCCGAAAACAAAAATAAAAGATCGCCGTCATTTAATTGAACGGAGGTTTCCTGGAAAGGAAACTCCGGCATAATTCCGACCACAATTCCGCCGATATTAAGTCTCTCAATTTTTTTATCTCTAGAAATAAGGATTGGATTATTATGACC
Protein-coding regions in this window:
- a CDS encoding protein kinase — protein: MNNLIGQTILHYKIVGQIGQGGMGEVYLADDIKLERKVAIKFLPHQLALEEVSKERLTREAKSASALNHSNVCTIHSIEEFRNGKNDSPELFIVMEYVSGTTLRKKNEEGPQKINDALNYAIQITEALTEAHLKGIAHLDIKSDNIMINSQNQVKVMDFGLARFRNMDSDQHTKEFSGTVAYMSPEQALSLPAGFPSDIWSFGVVLYEMVTGRLPFIHEYDEAIIYSIVGEEPDPPSALRSDITPDLEKIIMTCLEKEIEKRYRDSQLLLADLKKVKKEIDSESIRRSYLDEQKKEIKKETEQKQATIVFIKIKEYSEMLDKLGHEDFVLLLEKCYEIVNVVAIKYGGTINKTHMSDLILYFGLPVTIENSAQKALNAAIEISKSFSDLGKKNNLSLSLAIGINTGIVIAGSISSGSKMEYTVIGDTVEITSKLLELSSGGQILVGPITYRYTKDNFEFKFAKTLTLKGKRDPVKIYEFESLKTETDQAFGIKRLIHSEMVGRTVELNKLKAILKSAVNGEGQIVTIVAEAGIGKSRLLSEFMKDDLLQQTILLEGKAVSTAKNVSFYPIIEILKKWAHINEIDDEKLAFSKLENSIQRLFNEEADEIFPFIATIIGFRLSGDYEKRVKEVSGDSLNKLIQRSMRLLILKGSQIEPVIFVIEDLHWADQSSIELIQSLLRVTENNRILFISTMRSNSQEISDGIISGIKAKYSSMYSEIKLEPLSGGERELLLQNLLRTELPVQLKNSVSKITEGNPFFIEEVIRSLIDDNIIEIKNDQFVISKHLENIFIPGTIKDLLLSRIDKLDEPAKNLLKIASVIGRYFLFDILSKVAGKPGEINLQIKSLEKLELINENRSSKEREYLFKHALVQEAVYETLLPRNKQELHLKVANAVEELFSERLNDFYETLAYHYNLADDKEKAEEYLIKAGERTMRTAASYEALNYFQEALKLYLQKYGAAADKEKIFMLEKNIGFAFYYRGYFHDAVEHFNKALQARGVKVQKNNITDTLKAVFDLSMLVKHLYLPTGMKKMPNEKENELFDILYKNVTAYANYDGRKMFFELVYLTRLKIKYQLNGEVGWETYASASSLFGYSGISFHLSKKFIEKAKESARNSKAEEIYDTGYDEIVYYCLSGNWKSFSRINEKLLEYNLRAGEIIKVQYQICWALYITICRGDYSYSEYLIQKGNDINETFDFDFGKLFILSMSGDLALHRRELREAITIYSDACELAVKLGVNTWLIGLSGKMAKAYILLNEYTAANEALELGEKTLHEADALTPMLLSYYVAYKLFCNVMIYEKKSAENTVGKNDLHDLEREIKKCIKAAVKVSNKVAEIKPEVERFIGTYYLFKKNPQKGLAYFQRSIEYALHLGALPELGRSYFEMGKYLSQSNSKFKNRGADYYLYEAQKIFEQLNLKWDLEKFNQIS